From Terriglobales bacterium, the proteins below share one genomic window:
- a CDS encoding sigma-54 dependent transcriptional regulator, whose amino-acid sequence MSEQFTVLVVDDEESTRRFLHSVLTAEGYDCRLADSLEQAEVLLRQSRIDLALVDLYLGTANGLNVLDLLKVIQPQCKCVIMTAHATMETVARSLSGGALEYLSKPLLIDDLLALVRKVQSTRPQLTKDTRLEGPSLETAIVGRSPKMLEVYRAIARVAASNASVLITGASGTGKELVARAIHAHSARVEMPFVPMNCGAFSETLLESELFGYEKGAFTGADANHPGLFEAAHGGTLFLDEISETKTSFQVNLLRAVQEQQVRRVGSNKYIPVDVRILAASNCNLEVLIQAGSFREDLYYRLSVVTIQLPTLAERSEDIPELIYYFLKRSNARNKRNIQITAEAVQSLSRMSWPGNVRELENFIERLAIFCASGEIGLADVEREAGSKRQFVTPTVAGNGSASTLQAMERQHILRVLQEAEGNKSKAARALGIERKTLYEKARRLGIDLQTNKR is encoded by the coding sequence ATGTCGGAACAGTTTACAGTCCTGGTAGTAGACGATGAGGAATCCACACGCAGATTCCTGCATTCCGTATTGACAGCCGAGGGCTATGACTGCCGGCTGGCAGATAGCCTGGAACAAGCCGAGGTCCTGCTGCGCCAAAGCCGCATTGACCTCGCTCTGGTAGACCTTTATTTGGGTACTGCAAATGGCTTGAACGTCCTTGATCTTCTCAAGGTCATACAACCGCAATGCAAATGTGTCATCATGACGGCGCATGCAACAATGGAAACGGTTGCGCGCTCCCTGAGCGGGGGCGCTTTGGAGTATTTGAGCAAGCCATTGCTGATAGACGACCTGCTGGCCCTGGTTCGGAAGGTGCAAAGCACCCGTCCTCAATTGACGAAAGACACGCGCCTCGAAGGGCCTTCCCTGGAGACCGCGATCGTCGGACGAAGCCCAAAAATGCTCGAAGTTTATCGAGCTATTGCTCGCGTGGCTGCCAGCAATGCCAGTGTTCTCATCACAGGTGCAAGCGGAACAGGCAAAGAACTGGTGGCACGGGCGATCCACGCGCACAGCGCACGCGTAGAGATGCCTTTTGTGCCTATGAATTGCGGCGCGTTTTCTGAAACCCTTTTGGAGAGTGAACTTTTCGGATACGAAAAAGGGGCGTTTACCGGGGCCGATGCTAATCATCCGGGGCTTTTTGAAGCTGCTCATGGAGGCACGCTTTTCCTGGATGAAATCTCTGAAACGAAAACAAGCTTCCAGGTGAATCTGCTGCGCGCTGTACAGGAGCAGCAAGTGCGCCGGGTCGGCTCCAACAAATATATCCCGGTTGATGTGCGAATCCTGGCTGCCAGCAACTGTAACCTTGAAGTGTTGATCCAGGCCGGCAGCTTTCGTGAAGACCTTTATTACCGTCTGAGCGTAGTTACGATTCAGCTCCCTACGCTGGCCGAACGCAGTGAAGATATTCCGGAGTTGATCTACTACTTTCTCAAGCGCTCCAATGCAAGGAACAAGAGAAACATTCAGATTACTGCAGAGGCGGTGCAATCTTTGAGCCGTATGTCATGGCCGGGCAATGTCAGGGAATTAGAAAATTTCATCGAAAGGCTGGCGATTTTCTGTGCCTCCGGGGAAATTGGACTAGCTGATGTGGAACGCGAGGCTGGCAGCAAACGCCAGTTTGTCACACCCACAGTTGCCGGCAACGGATCGGCATCAACATTGCAGGCGATGGAGCGCCAGCACATTCTGCGCGTTTTACAGGAGGCGGAGGGAAACAAGTCTAAAGCTGCTCGGGCGCT